GAGCTTGCCAGCCTTCCCCTGCAGCTCCGCTCTGCTCCAAAGAGCTTTCACTTTCCCTGCAATAAACAGCCTTCAATGACTGGAAACGCTACAGGTTCCTGCAAATAGGCTGACATCCTATGCCACCTCTCGGGAGCCCAGCACTTAAACCCTGCAGCAGAGAAGGGTCGAGGAGAGGTTCTGGGCtagcagcagggaagaggagcGCAACTGCCAGCCTGGCACTGCCGCTCCAAGAAGGGCTGGCTGGAGTGCTCTGTCTCCTGCGCAGCCCGACGAGATAGGTTTTATTGACTGCCAGTGTTGTTCAGCAATTGATTCACAGAGTCGCCTCAGGGACTCACAGACTGACTCAGCAACAGCAAGGACTGGAATAGCTCTGTAgtgcctgccttcctcctgctccccaggtTCACCAGAGCCATGCCTCCCCAAATCTGATCCCTCGAAAGGCTAGGAGAGTCTCTACCCCATGCACACCCCAAATCTCATATGTATGCacgcgcgcgcgcacacacacacacacacacacactcgcTTTCAACACTTAAGCCTGTGTTTGCCAGACTATTGGCAAAACAACAGTTGGCTTCAGCTAGCAGTGTGGGCACAAGATCTGCTCAGAAgttgggctgcattaggaagagcgctgccagcaggttgaggaagcgatccttcctctctgctctgcactggtgaggccatGTCTGGGTGCcgtgtccagtgctgggctccccagtaccaCAGAGACAAGGACATAATGGAGGGAGTCCAGCAAAGGCAAGAGACAATGGTCACAAACCAAAATACAGGAATTTCcattgaaatattaaaaaaaccccaacaacaaaaccccatttttattgcaaacatgGTCAAACACCGGAACAGATTGCCCACGGAGGTTGTAGAGTGTCCAgtcttggagatattcaaaccAGAACTGGACGTGGTCCTGAGAAGCCTGCTCTAGTttaccctgctttgagcagggtaGGGTTGGGACTAGACCATCTCCAGTGGAGACCTCAACCATTCCATAAGTTCTCACCAACACCTCACTCACATTTTCTCTAACCACCAAAGCAACGAATCCTATAGAGAAGACAGAGCTACCACCCCTTTTAGGGCAAGGAGGTGGTACTCTCAGAATGAAAAAGTTCAAAAGTGCTCTGGAGAGTCACAGCAGGGGAGCAGCTGCCATTCATCCTCTGCCCAAACTTCAGTTCCACCCAAGGCCATGTGAGCAGAGGCCACTTCTGGATCCAAGACCCCATGTCCTCTCCTCAGAACAACCCAACTGACAGCAGGCTAGCTCTTCCCAAGAGCggaagcagcagctccctggtaATAGAGAGCTGGGGGGAAATAAAATCCATAAATTTAAGGGGAAGCGATGTACCAGTGCCCTCTGCTGCTGACTCTTTTTATTCcctgactgaaaaaaacccccagggCTTGGAAAGCCCACTCTTCTGCTTCAGATGCTTGCTGCTAAGTAGTAACAGCATTGCTCAACTCTAGGTTTGTGCCTGTGCCAGCAGATCAAGAGCAGAAAGCATATGAAAAACTGCAGCACTTACAGCCACGCTACAGGCTCACATAGCACCGAGAGGCAGGCGGGAGGGATCCACGCTTGGCTTGCTGCGTACAGGCAGCACAAGACTGCAGGCTCTTGCTGCACAGCCCCTCACGTGCCCCTTTGCAGCCCACACTCCCTGCAgcaactcctcctcctcagagacCCCTGGATGTTTTCTTGTTCGAGGACTCACCTTGAACCTGGGCACTCAGCTTTTCCAGGTCCTGCTCTGTCATGTGGGAAAATCTGCAGTTGGACCCAAAATCACACTGTCCTGGAACAAAAGCCATGGAACTCCATGAGAGCTGCACACACAAGGTCCTCCCTTGTGTAAGTGCATGCAAACCCAAGATCCATTACACCTGCATGCCAGACACACAGGCTCAAACCCTTCACTCCCTCCAAGACAAGCACACATACCAGGGCTCTCCAGAACAGCCTTGGGCTGTCCCAtgaaggagctgctggagctcaGGCAGTTATTTCTACCTCAGAAGAACTCACCTGTTTGCAGAAACTTCCGACAAGGTTTCTTGGTTTGCTCCTCTTGCAGGATAGCAGCAGCATCTAGGGGagacaaaagacaaaacagGGTAAAGATCTCTTGCACAGCAATACCCCATCATATCATGGTCCCAAACAGGTCAGTTGCCTAGTGGGAAGCCATTTTACATGACAACCAGGAACTTAAGCCACAGACAAAATTGACAGTTAACAGTCCCTGTTTGCACCCCTGGCTTCAGCTTTTCTCTGGCTTGCGAATATcaccttctttgctttctgcttcatcCTTTCTCCCCATGGCAGTAGGAGAAAAGAAGCATGACAGAAAAGCAAGGCCTCTGCAGTGCTTCTGcgcagcagagaaagaccagGCAGACTCACAGAGCTCTCAGAAAAGCCCTGTCTGAGGCCTCATAGAACCCTGTGCTGAGTCTCCAGTGGACACCACTGAAACAGTCATTCACCTCCCAGAGACGTCCTGGGGAAAACGAGCCCCAAACATACAGCAGCTCCCATAGATTGTGGAAGAACTTGCACTGGGTGATGCCAGGCCACAGAGTCTGGAGACAAGAGGAGACGAACCCCCTAATCAGGGATGGGATGAGGAATTTTATCAATCAGAGGAAAATCAAGGGTTACAGCCTGGTGAGAAGACAAGTCCCAGGTAATGTGCCTCACTATCCCTGACCCAGCTAGAACTGGGCTGGGGCTGTTGGTCCTCCACACTTGACCACTACAGAGAACCTTCCCAGCTTCCACATACAGTTAAGCAGACAGCACAGCCACCCAGAGCTCTGCAGGGTATTTCTCACCTAGCCACGGGACAAACACAACCTGCAACTCCTGATCCTGAGGAACCAGAAGGAAGCAGAGGAACATACAGACAACAGTTTCACAATCAGTTTAACTCAAACTAAGTCTTTGCTACTGCCAAAATACACAGTcctattctctctctctcagacCCTGGACACACATTCCCACCATATTCCTCAGGCTGGCACTAAGACACACGTAACTGCATGGTGAGTCAGGTCAGAGTGCCGAGCTGGGTGAGAAGCGTCCTGTTAAACAGGCAGAGGATGCAAGGCTTTCCTCCAGCACGTCCTGACACAGCCTCCAGCCCCAGAATTCCAATTCCTCCTCTGCCAAAACCTAAATGCACCTAGCTCTCCTCCTCTGCTAGCCCACTTGGCTAAGATAGGTTTGAGCATACCAGTGCTTTAAGCTGCTTTCCCAGCCCTTTCACCCTTCTGGGATCTCCAGTCAAGCAGTCACATCCTCGGCCTCTCCCACAGCCACCCTCAGAACCGACATCTCCACCCAGTGCAAAGAACTGCTGCCAGCTTCCCACCTGTTCACACAACACATGTGTACAGCCTGCCCTCCAACCCGCTTTCTCCACATACGCACCCATATTCCTTGCTCCTTGCATGAAGAGATCAACTCTGGTTTGCAGAAGGCACCTAAGTCACCTTCAGAAACTGTAGCTCACTTTGTTCTCCCAGGTCTCCTGTCTCAGGTTTGCTCATGATGCCAAGAGAGCTTTATCTGCAACTCCTGTTCTCAGAAACAACCTCCCTATCTCTTCCAGCTCATTTCAAGTCCCAGCTGACCTTTACAGTTTCCCCTTCCCACATCCAGACACATGAGGGTTTTGCCCCTGAGACAGCTTGACAGCAACAGTATCAAGTCCGCAATTCACTAGCACAGACAATCTCAATATAAATCACCAgtgttgatttattttatgtattcccccccaccccacctcaTCCATCACCTCCCCAGTCCCAGAAAGGGAGTGGCAGACAGTTGGTAGTACCCACCTCGGAATAAGTCGTACCAGACTCTCTTAGCCCTGAGGTGCTGCACTCCGTTGAGGTGTTTCTTCCTGTTGTGAAGGTTGTCCTGAAAAGACCTGTCACAGTAGTCACAGAAGTATCTTTTCCCCATCTCTCTTCTGGCAGAGCAGATCAGCGTGGCCTGGGAACCATCATACAGATCCTCGGCGCCCAGCCATGCCTGCCCTGGGAATGGAGGATCCAAGATTTACAGCGCCTGCTTCCAAAGGAGAAGAATTCAAATCATTTAGGGTTGGCAGACAGGGAAAGAGGTGAGACCTAATAGTATATATTCTTGTCCATCAGAGACTGGTAAGGCAGCATCTGCTGCATGTACATGGTAGAACAGGCTCAGATCTGCATTGCTTACCTCTGTTACCCAAAGAAACAACACCTCTGCTGAAAGAATTCTCCTTCCCTGAGTCTGCTGGAGTTCAGGTCACACAAAGCAGAGACCCCAGAGAGCCAATGGCTCCCAGCCACCACCTGTACCAGGGAAGGTGCAGCAGAAACCATCCAATGTGCAATCAGGAGGAGCTAGAGGTCCATGCCACAGCCTCCACCTGGGGGCCCAGGACTTTAACCCCATACCAGAGACAACCTCCACAAGCTGTCATGCAAGAGGAAGGAAATTCCGCCGTGTCCATCTCTACAAGGTAAGGAAGAAACCCAGCAACTCctcaaagatgaaaaaaaagctgatcTCACCTGTACTGCAAGTGAGAAGCTGCATTACAAGCACTAAAGGATATAACATTTTGTTCAGTTCACCTAGACATCTATTTACTCCTTTACATCAAGGACTGCTCTCCTCATTCTCCCCAGCCTATGGCAGCAAGATGTGTCTGCTTCACCAAGTACAGCACTTCCAATAACTGAGATCACAACAGCCTTACAGCCAGGAGGAAAGAACCCCCAACTCCACAGCCACTGAAAGCAACCTGGAGATGCCTGgttctcctcctcccacagcaGAGACAGGCTTATCACACATGTATTTGTAGTCCAGAGACTCTGCTGTGGAGTACCGAGAAGTAATGGGACAGAATTTGAGTGCTCTCATCTGTGCTGGGCCTGGAGCAGCCCAGACCCTGGTAGGGCAGATGGGGTTTGTGATTAAGTGCAGGCCTGTCCCCATTTGCTGTCCTTGCTGGAGGTTCAACAGATAGCCTGAAGGAGCTGTAAGTTCTCTCCCAAGTGATATAAAGGTACCTGATAAATGCCAAAGATGGATGGACTGGGAGATAAACTCCAAAAGCAATTCTCCAGTTTTTGACACCTTGACAgccaaatgcatttaaaaaatggcacAGACACCAGCGCAACAAATAaagattttataaataaaacagggTCAGAATCAATCACAGCCTCCCTAACGATTCCTCAGAATCAGCGGGAAGAGGAGCAGCAACAGGCAATCCCTCAGAGCCAAGCATGCTGAGCTAAGGCAGTTCTGCCAAGCCCTCCTGCCAGCCAGCCATCCTGGCATCTCATGAGCAACCGCACCAAACTCCCTTCCATCCCCCACTCCTGAAAACTGCTGCTTCAAAAGTCAAGCCCCTGGAAATCTCGCAGGCCTCACACCACAGTTAAAATGTAGTCTCCTCCATCTGCATTCAATGGAAAgatcttctgatttttttgaatTGGCTTGCAAACCTTCACACTGAAAGTAAAATGTTCAGGGACTCCAACTGAACTTGAAGACTCCTTGTTTTAACGTCCTTTTCCTTGTTCTCCAGGTGGAATATCTGGTTAGGAGGCGATGCTGATCAGCCAGCCACCTCTCCCTGATGTGACTGCAAACTGTTTCACCTGCAAACACAATCAGGCTTGGCTCCTGCTAGGAAGGAGTTAACTCAGCTCTCTAGGGCTTGAGGTCTGAAATTGTCCTACTCCAGCccaagaaaccaaaaccaagtgCTGCTTAATGAAACTTAAGACATCACTTCCCCCCATCCTTTACTAGATCATCCCAGGGTTTTGCAGCCAGCCTGGCAGCCAGCTTTGCTGCACTGTGGTGGGGCTACTGGAATCCAGAGGGAACGCTCTTACCCTCCGTGTCTGGCCCACTGGCAGGCTCTGCTGTGGCttttaagtactgaaaaaaatctccctcCCAGATCTTATGCCATTTCCCAAAGTTTCTGATAACATAAAAGCTTCCTGCTTCAGCGGCTGGTTCCTGTACTCCATCTCTGCAGAAGCGGCTGCTGTGAACGGGGAAAA
This genomic window from Haliaeetus albicilla chromosome 10, bHalAlb1.1, whole genome shotgun sequence contains:
- the ZMAT5 gene encoding zinc finger matrin-type protein 5 isoform X2 translates to MGKRYFCDYCDRSFQDNLHNRKKHLNGVQHLRAKRVWYDLFRDAAAILQEEQTKKPCRKFLQTGQCDFGSNCRFSHMTEQDLEKLSAQVQVLCLRNQRLSNTRQAGRQCRICPHPCRPPHPEGGQSPPVCSGAEAQGPPQRLCWRWISPSPALRKGQNYLYILLYQ
- the ZMAT5 gene encoding zinc finger matrin-type protein 5 isoform X1, whose product is MGKRYFCDYCDRSFQDNLHNRKKHLNGVQHLRAKRVWYDLFRDAAAILQEEQTKKPCRKFLQTGQCDFGSNCRFSHMTEQDLEKLSAQVQGEQRSKELRQEGADIPPGTIEDWLDKRAKRLSVAQSNSALSEKPAPFQYPPGWPPVQDLPPSLQAPPPGGWPVPPGLQWG